A genome region from Hevea brasiliensis isolate MT/VB/25A 57/8 chromosome 7, ASM3005281v1, whole genome shotgun sequence includes the following:
- the LOC131181363 gene encoding uncharacterized protein LOC131181363, with amino-acid sequence MEHEVGDKVFLKVSPWKKILRFVKKGKLSPRFINPYEIIKRVGPIAYRLALPPELSKIHNVFHVSVLKRYRSDPNHLIPMETIEVQPDLTYEEESVAILTREVKELRNKQVSLVKVLWRNHAIEEATWESEEVMKQ; translated from the coding sequence ATGGAGCATGAAGTTGGTGATAAAGTCTTCTTAaaggtctcaccgtggaagaagattTTGAGATTTGTCAAGAAGGGCAAGTTAAGTCCTAGGTTTATCAATCCATATGAAATAattaaacgtgtgggtccaatAGCCTATAGACTAGCCTTACCACCAGAACTATCaaagatacacaatgtcttccacgtCTCAGTGTTAAAgagatacagatcagacccaAACCATCTCATTCCTATGGAGACAATTGAAGTGCAACCAGATTTAACTTATGAAGAGGAATCAGTGGCAATTTTAACTcgtgaagtgaaagaattgaggaacaagcaagtTTCACTAGTTAAAGTGCTTTGGAGGAATCACGCAAttgaagaagctacttgggaaagcGAGGAAGTGATGAAACAATAG